A single region of the Panthera tigris isolate Pti1 chromosome B1, P.tigris_Pti1_mat1.1, whole genome shotgun sequence genome encodes:
- the CBR4 gene encoding 3-oxoacyl-[acyl-carrier-protein] reductase isoform X3 yields the protein MNANGDHLAFSCDVAKECDVQNTFEKMEKNLGRVNFLVNAAGINRDSLLVRTKTEDMVSQLHTNLLGSMLTCKAALKTMIQQQRGSIVNVGSITGLKGNSGQSVYSASKGGLVGFSRALAKEVARKKIRVNVVAPGFVHTDMTKDLKEEHLKKIIPLGRFGEPIDVAHAVVFLLESPYVTGHVLVVDGGLQLTI from the exons ATGAATGCCAACG GAGATCATTTGGCATTTAGCTGTGATGTTGCCAAAGAATGTGATGttcaaaatacatttgaaaagatggagaaaaatttaGGTCGAGTTAATTTCTTGGTAAATGCAGCTGGAATTAACAG GGATAGCCTTTTAGTAAGAACAAAAACTGAAGATATGGTATCCCAGCTTCATACTAACCtcttgggttccatgctgacttGTAAAGCTGCCTTGAAGACTATGATTCAACAACAGAGAGGGTCTATTGTTAATGTAG gaaGTATTACTGGTTTAAAAGGCAATTCTGGCCAGTCTGTGTACAGCGCCAGTAAAGGAGGATTAGTTGGGTTTTCACGTGCTCTTGCTAAAGAAgtagcaagaaagaaaattagagtgAATGTGGTCGCACCAG gatttgtTCATACAGATATGACGAAAGACCTGAAAgaagaacatttaaagaaaattatcccTCTTGGGAGGTTTGGAGAACCTATTGATGTGGCACATGCGGTTGTGTTTCTTTTAGAATCACCATATGTTACAGGGCATGTTCTGGTAGTGGATGGGGGATTACAACTCACGATATAA